Proteins encoded in a region of the Diabrotica virgifera virgifera chromosome 4, PGI_DIABVI_V3a genome:
- the LOC126883969 gene encoding uncharacterized protein LOC126883969 encodes MQCFLCKHLSAQTKDFKGIQDKVKEFSNKTWLSCTTSLKARQQHQHQWNDVELPENWDNNEIGYHSQCYKKFIVKKQFLLPESETPSTSVGATISSVDEADNLKTNSSNLSTSWLVCEAAVSYLSTEDYSTNSSFSSAAINLEPVNVSVKCTRQQLSRDADDIENADEMEVDNDIVDDSIVENEQKCQEKCFFCGNISIKWKGRKLYCSQTKHKIRFFDRIRSYATEMNDVEMLMSIHEEVNNENIMLFYHQRCSLKYFSNFKAYTNKPPTTIWTDTRGYNEIARKQLIQYIEKEVVSESKIFSVTYLQDIYILFLQEVYESEGKDFPENLITTNTLRQYMEIHLKKKIKFEYFSKKWFVMSVNTDLENINDDEILDIIFEQECREFAIKYRKKILQIKKKPLPDFLDAEALNKGECDIPNWLNVFWKTALSGTKVETERIERLTACLASDSIYSITKGNIKPRKQIIFGMSMKSLTGNVKVMEILNRCGYSISYSGLAELESSAAYSCIANGQTCPSGIIPTSSLACGVAWDNYDRFVETQSGKNTLHDTVGIAYQDIPAANHLIAQESHNSSNVQEQNLALNLRNKSNRRKRSFESFETENLPPTKQKRPEFISNNKESASTNPTTTVSLESTNTDPPTSNEELFINEDNTQGVETSSTSDNEKCVLLFKQINFCWIFSHKLHLQNVPMWVGYNAKISNNNSTIQKIDYLTQINDSPTDPRVIKETMRLSLKIASECGKKYFNVTYDLAIAKIALKIQSAEEEFKNLFIHLGSFHIMLSFFKAVGKFINGCGLTNMLVDAEVLANGSINTFLTGKHFNRCCKIHPIISLALQLLHVEFFLENKQYDLETIKTYLKHYSENENENPVINNELCHKIFEDYAQFKKDTLQGNHGKTPQIFMMYIQLIDYYLMLEFSIRTANFDIYKYVLEKMTNIFFAFNHQNYARYLTIYLNKLEKIEETHPGLIQEYGDCFFGIRRTTKPFSRNPIDITLEQTINAHAASRSSGIINMTNSVGARQKWAITHSLRTNMISKLMDFCNLYSKDDITKDLRKSSICHSNKNVENLLTIIQQCTNPFSSNLSQENLYNISSGQSVSEDIYTFLSNIETTGELQRIKFITESQIDPERFDKAILKNTVVNFASKCVKKVKINGKVKEVTIQRDIFGRLLYASLQSHIDLKEALKYPLTPIPFSLCHSDGSICKTQKSVIFEELKSYQEENGNPPKADIHIYDGFYLLHTLKNVPNTYGKISMYIFKLLVSDKKEVHIIFDKFNDPSIKDYEHRQRGEDDTVHSVHKNNKRPSDFGKLLRSKNFKESFVEFLIDDWTDDCFVILCQDKIVKLSYGTSCYSYQVHENHIKKTTDYNLCCFHEEADTKIMYHICQLPNNYNVEVHCTDSDIPVIILANMKYLKADIQITVNMCSNKKREYLNMNKIYQGLGDKLARALTVCHIFTGNDFNPAFYRKGKKRPFAILKKKQSYQDAFMQLLETVPKYLDTEHEVFKSIEEYVCQIYSLNTKNDIDKGRFEVFERKYKNKNENDKIWRKNLKGFDASNLPPTKKELLQHIKRTIYISNVWCNAHLRRPTDLDIQECGWLNIDGSFEFFWFDGEQCPTFREIAAHSVSTSDDQDEGEPSSDESEDEQNLYLSEDSEFEDNDN; translated from the exons atgcagTGTTTTTTGTGTAAACATTTAAGTGCCCAAACAAAAGATTTTAAAGGTATCCAGGATAAAGTAAAAGAATTCTCTAATAAAACGTGGTTGTCATGTACTACATCTTTGAAAGCCCGTCAACAACATCAGCATCAATGGAATGATGTTGAATTGCCAGAAAATTGGGATAATAATGAAATAGGATATCATTCacaatgttataaaaaatttattgttaaaaaacaatttcttcttcCTGAAAG TGAGACTCCCTCAACATCAGTGGGTGCAACAATTTCGTCTGTTGATGAAGCAGATAACTTGAAAACAAATTCTTCAAATTTATCCACTTCATGGTTGGTTTg TGAAGCAGCAGTGTCATATTTATCGACTGAAGATTATTCGACTAACTCGTCTTTTTCATCGGCAGCAATTAATTTGGAACCAGTTAATGTTTCTGTTAA ATGTACAAGACAACAATTATCGAGAGATGCAGATGACATTGAAAATGCAGATGAAATGGAGGTGGATAATGACATTGTTGATGATAGTATCGTTGAAAATGAAcaaaaatgtcaagaaaaatgttttttttgtgGAAACATAAGTATTAAATGGAAAGGACGCAAATTATATTGTAGCCAAACAAAACATAAAATCAGATTTTTTGATAGAATTCGAAGCTACGCAACTGAAATGAATGATGTAGAAATGCTAATGTCAATTCACGAAGaagtaaataatgaaaatattatgTTATTCTATCATCAAAGATgcagtttaaaatatttttcaaattttaaagctTATACAAACAAACCACCTACAACTATTTGGACAGATACACGTGGTTACAACGAGATTGCTCGTAAACAGTTGATTCAGTATATTGAAAAGGAAGTTGTAAGCGAATCAAAAATTTTCTCTGTCACTTATTTGCAAGatatatacattttatttttgcAAGAAGTCTATGAGTCTGAAGGAAAAGACTTCCCTGAAAACCTGATAACGACTAATACTCTAAGACAATATATGGAAAtacatctgaaaaaaaaaattaagtttgaatatttttcaaagaaatgGTTTGTTATGTCAGTGAATACGGATTTAGAAAATATCAATGATGATGAAATCCTTGACATAATTTTTGAGCAAGAATGTCGTGAATTTGCaattaaatatagaaaaaaaatcttgcaaattaaaaaaaagccTTTACCAGATTTTCTTGACGCTGAAGCTCTAAATAAGGGTGAATGCGACATTCCAAATTGGCTGAATGTGTTCTGGAAAACGGCATTGAGTGGAACTAAAGTAGAGACCGAAAGAATCGAAAGATTAACCGCGTGCTTGGCATCCGATTCGATTTATTCCATTACCAAAGGTAATATAAAGCCTCGtaaacaaattatttttggtATGTCAATGAAAAGTCTTACTGGCAATGTAAAGGTAATGGAAATATTAAATAGGTGCGGTTATTCAATCAGCTATTCAGGTTTAGCGGAATTAGAATCTTCTGCAGCTTACTCGTGCATTGCGAATGGACAAACGTGTCCTTCGGGCATAATTCCGACTTCTTCCTTAGCATGTGGAGTCGCTTGGGATAATTATGATAGATTCGTTGAAACACAATCAGGCAAAAATACACTTCATGATACAGTTGGAATCGCTTATCAGGATATTCCTGCAGCTAACCATTTGATTGCTCAGGAATCCCATAACAGCTCAAACGTTCAGGAACAAAATTTAGCACTGAATCTTCGAAATAAAAGTAATCGAAGAAAAAGATCTTTTGAGTCGTTTGAAACTGAAAATTTACCACCAACGAAACAAAAACGTCCTGAATTTATCTCAAATAATAAAGAATCTGCGAGCACTAATCCAACTACTACTGTAAGTTTAGAATCTACGAACACTGATCCACCTACTAGTAACGAAGAATTATTTATAAATGAAGATAATACCCAAGGCGTAGAAACATCTTCAACTTCAGATAACGAAAAGTGCGTTTTACTTTTCAAACAAATAAACTTTTGTTGGATTTTTTCCCACAAACTTCATCTACAGAATGTACCTATGTGGGTAGGATACAATGCAAAGATTTCTAACAATAATTCAACTATTCAAAAAATAGATTATTTGACCCAAATCAATGATTCTCCTACAGATCCACGAGTCATAAAAGAAACAATGCGTCTTAGCTTAAAAATTGCTTCTGAGTGTGGAAAAAAATACTTCAATGTTACTTATGATTTGGCCATTGCTAAAATAGCTTTAAAAATTCAATCAGCTGAAGAAGAattcaaaaatctatttattCATTTAGGATCATTTCACATTATGCTATCGTTTTTTAAAGCTGTAGGCAAATTCATTAATGGATGTGGTTTAACAAACATGCTTGTTGATGCCGAAGTTTTAGCGAATGGatctataaatacatttcttACTGGTAAACATTTTAATCGCTGCTGTAAAATTCATCCAATAATTTCACTTGCACTTCAACTATTGCACgtagaattttttttagaaaataaacAGTATGATTTAGAAACAATTAAAACCTACTTAAAACATTACtcagaaaatgaaaatgaaaatccAGTGATAAATAATGAATTATGTCACAAAATTTTTGAAGATTATGCACAATTTAAGAAAGATACTTTACAAGGGAACCATGGAAAGACACCTCAAATTTTTATGATGTACATACAATTGATAGATTATTACCTAATGCTTGAATTTAGTATCCGAACTGCTAATTTTGACATTTACAAATATGTCTTGGAAAAaatgacaaacatttttttcgcTTTCAATCATCAAAATTATGCCAGATACTTAACcatatatttaaacaaattagaaaaGATTGAAGAAACTCATCCTGGTTTGATACAAGAGTACGGAGATTGCTTCTTTGGCATAAGAAGGACCACAAAGCCATTTTCAAGAAACCCCATCGACATAACACTAGAACAGACTATAAATGCACATGCTGCTTCTAGATCATCAGGCATTATAAATATGACAAATTCTGTGGGTGCTCGGCAAAAATGGGCTATTACCCATTCACTGCGTACTAACATGATTTCGAAATTAATGGATTTCTGCAATTTGTATTCAAAGGATGATATAACCAAAGATTTAAGGAAATCTTCTATCTGTCACAGCAATAAAAatgttgaaaatttgttaactaTAATACAGCAATGTACGAATCCTTTTTCAAGCAATTTATCTCAAGAGAATTTGTACAATATATCTTCAGGGCAATCAGTATCTGAAGATATTTACACATTCTTATCTAATATTGAAACTACAGGAGAGCTGCAACGAATTAAATTTATTACTGAATCTCAAATAGACCCAGAAAGGTTTGACAAGGCTATTTTAAAAAACACTGTTGTTAATTTTGCTTCAAAATGTgtcaaaaaagtaaaaattaatgGAAAAGTCAAAGAAGTTACCATTCAAAGAGACATTTTTGGAAGATTATTGTATGCGTCGCTGCAAAGCCATATAGATCTAAAAGAAGCGTTGAAATATCCGCTGACGCCTATTCCATTTTCTTTATGCCACTCTGACGGATCTATTTGTAAAACCCAAAAATCAGTGATTTTCGAGGAGTTGAAGTCATATCAG GAAGAGAATGGCAATCCTCCGAAAGCCGATATCCATATCTACGATGGCTTCTATTTGCTCCACACATtgaaaaatgtacctaatacatACGGGAAAATTTCAATGTATATTTTTAAGCTGTTGGTATCAGATAAAAAAGAAGTCCACATTATATTTGACAAATTCAACGATCCAAGTATAAAAGATTATGAACACCGCCAAAGAGGAGAGGATGATACCGTTCATAGCGTGCATAAAAACAATAAGCGACCCTCTGATTTTGGGAAACtgttaagaagtaaaaatttCAAAGAAAGTTTCGTTGAATTTTTAATCGATGATTGGACTGATGATTGTTTTGTTATTTTATGCCAAGATAAAATAGTCAAGTTAAGTTATGGAACTTCCTGTTACTCTTACCAAGTACATgaaaatcatattaaaaaaaCTACAGATTACAACTTATGTTGCTTTCACGAAGAAGCAGATACCAAGATTATGTACCACATATGCCAACTGCCTAATAATTACAACGTTGAAGTCCATTGCACTGACTCGGATATACCAGTAATTATTCTTGCaaatatgaaatatttaaaaGCAGATATTCAAATTACGGTAAATATGTGTTCGAACAAAAAAAGAGAGTATTTGAATATGAATAAAATTTACCAAGGATTAGGTGACAAATTAGCAAGAGCCCTAACCGTTTGTCACATATTTACGGGTAATGATTTTAATCCAGCTTTTTACAGAAAAGGGAAAAAAAGACCATTTGccatactaaaaaaaaaacaatcgtATCAAGATGCTTTTATGCAGCTACTAGAAACGGTGCCGAAATATTTGGATACAGAACACGAAGTATTTAAATCTATTGAAGAGTATGTATGCCAAATATATAGTTTAAATACAAAAAATGATATCGATAAAGGCAGATTCGAAGTATTtgaaagaaaatataaaaataaaaatgaaaatgacAAAATTTGGAGAAAAAACCTAAAAGGGTTCGACGCATCAAATCTTCCACCAACCAAAAAAGAGTTATTGCAACATATAAAACGAACCATTTATATCAGTAACGTGTGGTGCAATGCTCACCTGAGGCGACCTACAGACCTTGATATTCAAGAGTGCGGGTGGTTAAATATCGATGGCAGCTTTGAGTTTTTTTGGTTCGATGGCGAGCAGTGTCCCACATTCCGAGAGATAGCTGCTCATTCAg tttCCACTTCTGATGATCAGGATGAGGGGGAGCCGTCTTCCGATGAGAGTGAAGATGAACAAAATTTGTACCTATCTGAAGATTCAGAATTTGAAGATAACGATAATTAA